In one window of Hyalangium gracile DNA:
- a CDS encoding zinc-binding dehydrogenase, whose product MTSSALPEKMRALCLSAYDGRPESLQVTEVPVPKPEAGQVLVRVAAAPINPSDLMFVRGLYGVKKPLPAIPGFEGSGTVVAAGSLAGRLLVGRRVGCVPTPSTDGTWAEYVVVPLKQCFPLLPRLSDEQGASFFVNPFSAWALMERARQGKHKALVQSAAASTVGRMLQKLARKEKLPLVNVVRRAEQEAMLRKLGAEHVVNSSEPEFEERLRLICQELGVSLAFDAVAGTMTGHLARALVDGGTVIVYGGLSEQESRIHPGEFIFHQKKIEGFWLSEFFRGGFGKDQLRALVEVPTLLGKDFETPVRATLPLESAGEALRIAASDMTAGKVFFRPNAWGGE is encoded by the coding sequence ATGACCTCCTCCGCCCTTCCCGAGAAGATGCGAGCGCTGTGCCTGTCGGCCTATGACGGCCGGCCCGAGTCTCTCCAGGTGACGGAGGTGCCGGTGCCGAAGCCCGAGGCGGGCCAGGTGCTGGTGCGAGTGGCCGCCGCCCCCATCAACCCCTCGGATCTGATGTTCGTTCGAGGACTCTACGGGGTGAAGAAGCCGCTGCCGGCGATTCCGGGCTTCGAAGGCAGCGGGACGGTGGTGGCGGCGGGGAGCCTGGCGGGGCGGCTGCTGGTGGGGCGCAGGGTGGGATGTGTGCCAACCCCATCCACGGACGGAACGTGGGCCGAGTACGTGGTGGTGCCGCTGAAGCAGTGCTTTCCCCTGCTGCCGCGCCTCAGCGACGAGCAGGGGGCCAGCTTCTTCGTCAACCCGTTCTCGGCGTGGGCGCTGATGGAGCGGGCGCGCCAGGGCAAGCACAAGGCACTGGTGCAGAGCGCGGCGGCGAGCACCGTCGGCCGCATGCTGCAGAAGCTGGCGCGCAAGGAGAAGCTGCCCCTGGTGAACGTCGTCCGCCGGGCCGAGCAGGAGGCCATGCTGCGCAAGCTGGGCGCCGAGCACGTGGTGAACAGCAGCGAGCCGGAGTTCGAGGAGCGGCTGCGGCTCATCTGTCAGGAACTGGGCGTGTCGCTGGCTTTCGACGCGGTGGCGGGGACGATGACGGGCCACCTGGCGCGCGCCCTCGTGGATGGGGGCACGGTGATCGTCTACGGGGGCCTCTCCGAGCAGGAGAGCCGCATCCACCCGGGGGAGTTCATCTTCCACCAGAAGAAGATCGAGGGCTTCTGGCTCTCGGAGTTCTTCCGGGGCGGCTTCGGGAAGGATCAGCTCCGCGCGCTGGTGGAGGTGCCCACGCTGCTGGGCAAGGACTTCGAGACGCCCGTGCGCGCCACGCTGCCGCTGGAGTCCGCGGGAGAGGCGCTGCGCATCGCCGCCTCGGACATGACGGCCGGCAAGGTGTTCTTCCGGCCGAACGCCTGGGGCGGCGAATAG
- a CDS encoding bifunctional diguanylate cyclase/phosphodiesterase, with protein sequence MSLPVISGASEPPSWLWSGDQPRIVSVFQPIVDLMNGEPIGYEVLSRGAGPIQAPHVLFSKARVEGVCWELERACWTAAVRRIATLPLEDRRVPFFFNVGPDVLSDPRFRDGAPLELLASHGMSPRQIVLEITETSTFADSEQLAALTRRYMGHGFGIALDDFGAGYSGLVTLVHSAPHFIKLDQALVRDIHQHSYRQHLVKSLVTFASSVDSTLIAEGVETWEELNVLLRLGVRHAQGFLVARPASDPPRPTSEFELRRREAIREVHFQKDEDDETVGGIVIPRLSVHALTTDEELDRLFMRPPGLDHVVFVEQEKPRALVTRHGAQRVTIERPLVVEESMSITALATAAMERAPEALYDPVVVTDAQGRFLGTVTMKQLIARATELEVRAAKGAHPLTHLPGNRMIERWIRQALQGAGFTVIYGDLDHFKEYNDRYGFARGDKLIRLTARVLSESLHLLPSGSQVGHVGGDDFVLVCPDAVEPAALEAICRRFDEEKRALFEAGDLERGWFQARDRKGTSVQVPPVTLSLAVLDSRKMGGDVHPASLSSMAASLKKKVKELAASTRTSAFMFERRAQP encoded by the coding sequence ATGAGCCTTCCCGTGATCAGCGGTGCCTCCGAGCCGCCTTCGTGGCTCTGGAGCGGCGACCAGCCCCGGATCGTCTCCGTGTTCCAGCCCATCGTGGATCTGATGAACGGGGAGCCCATCGGGTACGAGGTGCTCTCGCGAGGGGCGGGGCCCATCCAGGCGCCGCACGTGCTGTTCAGCAAGGCGCGGGTGGAAGGGGTCTGCTGGGAGCTGGAGAGGGCGTGCTGGACGGCGGCCGTGCGTCGCATCGCCACGCTGCCGCTCGAGGATCGCCGCGTGCCCTTCTTCTTCAACGTGGGGCCGGACGTGCTGAGCGATCCGCGCTTCCGGGATGGCGCTCCGCTGGAGCTGCTGGCGAGCCATGGGATGAGCCCGCGGCAGATCGTCCTGGAGATCACCGAGACGAGCACCTTCGCGGACTCGGAGCAGCTGGCGGCGCTCACGCGGCGGTACATGGGGCACGGCTTCGGCATCGCCCTGGATGACTTCGGCGCGGGGTACTCGGGGCTGGTGACGCTGGTGCACAGCGCGCCGCACTTCATCAAGCTGGACCAGGCGCTGGTGCGAGACATCCACCAGCACAGCTACCGGCAGCACCTGGTGAAGTCGCTGGTCACCTTCGCCTCCAGCGTGGACAGCACGCTGATCGCGGAGGGCGTGGAGACGTGGGAGGAGCTGAACGTGCTGCTGCGGCTGGGCGTCCGTCATGCCCAGGGCTTCCTGGTGGCGCGGCCGGCGAGTGATCCGCCTCGCCCCACGTCGGAGTTCGAGCTGCGGCGACGGGAAGCCATCCGCGAGGTCCACTTCCAGAAGGACGAGGACGACGAGACGGTGGGCGGCATCGTCATCCCGCGCCTGAGCGTGCACGCGCTGACGACGGACGAGGAGCTGGATCGGCTCTTCATGCGCCCCCCGGGGCTGGATCACGTGGTGTTCGTGGAGCAGGAGAAGCCGCGAGCGCTGGTGACACGGCATGGCGCGCAGCGAGTCACCATCGAGCGACCGCTCGTGGTGGAGGAGAGCATGTCCATCACGGCGCTGGCGACGGCGGCCATGGAGCGTGCGCCGGAGGCGCTCTACGATCCGGTGGTGGTGACGGACGCGCAGGGGCGGTTCCTGGGCACGGTGACGATGAAGCAGCTGATCGCCCGGGCCACGGAGCTGGAGGTCCGCGCGGCGAAGGGGGCCCACCCGCTCACGCACCTGCCAGGGAACCGGATGATCGAGCGGTGGATCCGGCAGGCGCTCCAGGGCGCGGGGTTCACGGTCATCTACGGGGACCTGGATCACTTCAAGGAGTACAACGACCGCTACGGCTTTGCGCGGGGGGACAAGCTGATCCGACTGACGGCGCGCGTGCTCTCGGAGAGCCTGCACCTGCTGCCCAGCGGAAGCCAGGTGGGCCACGTGGGCGGGGATGACTTCGTGCTGGTGTGCCCGGACGCGGTTGAGCCCGCGGCGCTCGAGGCGATCTGCCGGCGCTTCGACGAGGAGAAGCGCGCGCTGTTCGAGGCGGGGGATCTGGAGCGCGGGTGGTTCCAGGCCAGGGACCGCAAGGGCACGAGCGTGCAGGTGCCTCCGGTGACGCTGAGTCTGGCGGTGCTGGACAGTCGGAAGATGGGAGGCGACGTGCATCCGGCGTCCCTGTCGAGCATGGCCGCCTCGTTGAAGAAGAAGGTGAAGGAGCTGGCGGCCAGCACGCGCACCAGCGCGTTCATGTTCGAGCGCCGCGCGCAGCCGTAG
- a CDS encoding TIGR02266 family protein, giving the protein MPEQKTGPEQRQQVRVPIELKVDYKKLNSFFADYTKNISKGGTFIKTKKPLAIGTRFLFKLTVPQREAPFELLGEVVWSKADGDEPGMGIRFIYNSDTQRSEFEGVVEKLMADSLGTDLTEKLLNKSLNS; this is encoded by the coding sequence ATGCCCGAACAGAAGACCGGTCCAGAGCAGCGCCAGCAGGTCCGCGTACCGATCGAGTTGAAGGTCGACTACAAGAAGCTCAACTCGTTCTTCGCGGACTACACGAAGAACATCTCGAAGGGCGGCACCTTCATCAAGACGAAGAAGCCGCTGGCCATCGGCACGCGGTTCCTCTTCAAGCTCACGGTGCCGCAGCGCGAGGCGCCGTTCGAGCTGCTGGGCGAGGTGGTCTGGTCCAAGGCGGACGGGGACGAGCCCGGCATGGGCATCCGCTTCATCTACAACAGCGACACCCAGCGCTCGGAGTTCGAGGGTGTGGTCGAGAAGCTCATGGCGGACAGCCTGGGGACGGACTTGACCGAGAAGCTGCTGAACAAGTCGCTGAACTCCTGA
- a CDS encoding DUF192 domain-containing protein, whose product MRRFPVQAVGVAVLLMLACRPEAEGKPPAPAPPPTTDVTAKEYVMQPLPRAFVRLHDAYGGVHRVEVEVAATPEARSRGLMWRTELAAGKGMLFLFPEEVVQSFWMRNTLIPLDMLFIDTRKKVVGIVERAEPRTLKARSVGVPSQFVLEVPGGWCQSVGITKGSTVEFEGVSSIRIIP is encoded by the coding sequence ATGCGCCGGTTTCCTGTTCAGGCAGTGGGCGTGGCGGTGCTGTTGATGCTGGCCTGCCGTCCCGAGGCCGAGGGCAAGCCACCGGCTCCCGCGCCCCCGCCGACGACGGACGTGACCGCGAAGGAATATGTGATGCAGCCGCTGCCGCGCGCCTTCGTCCGCCTGCATGACGCCTATGGAGGAGTGCACCGGGTGGAGGTGGAGGTGGCCGCGACGCCGGAGGCGCGCTCGCGGGGGCTGATGTGGCGCACGGAGCTGGCGGCGGGCAAGGGCATGCTGTTCCTCTTCCCGGAAGAGGTGGTGCAGAGCTTCTGGATGCGCAACACGCTCATCCCGTTGGACATGCTCTTCATCGACACGCGGAAGAAGGTGGTGGGCATCGTCGAGCGGGCCGAGCCGCGCACGCTGAAGGCGCGCTCGGTGGGAGTGCCCAGCCAGTTCGTGCTGGAGGTGCCCGGAGGCTGGTGCCAGTCGGTGGGCATCACGAAGGGCAGCACGGTGGAGTTCGAGGGAGTGTCCTCGATCCGGATCATCCCCTGA